CGCAACAACATCCACAGTATCAAAATTAGTACATGTTTGGAcgctcttcccagtctcctccactatattttaactttaccgattttcaaggaggatcgatgcaACATCCGCTACCTAATGTTAGGTATGGGGAGGTTGGAGGTTCTTCGCAGCAGCCATATGTTagatatggtgagtttgggggcGGGTCGCAGCAACCTTTTTCATCCACCCCGATACAGCCACAACCTCGGgatcagtttggggacctcacgcttgGACGATCTTCACATCAGCCTTATACTTCTTCACTGccaccgccacagccacagccacagccacaaCCATATCAAAATGTTAAAGATGAGGATAATTACAATATTAaccttaatgattttatttagttcatagtttatgtattttgattaaactaacaatgtatttatttttaatgcaATAGTGATATTAGCtagtttgataaatattaaaattataaattaattttaatgttagttatgtttaaattaattcattggttattttgttaaaatatattatgaattatttttaaaaatatttaaatttaataaatattaatttatttaaaattatttattaaaatgtatataaaaaCATTACTAGCTGCGGACCCCTCAGCTAATAATATCACCTCTGACACAGGTATTAGCGGCGGGTTCTGCAGGTAGCATTagcggcgggtgtgtcagtccgccgctaatTATCCTTATTAGCGACCAATAATTGGCGGCGGACCCTAaccttattagcggcggacctgCTTGCCGCTAATATCCTTAATTCTTGTAGTGGTctcctaaaagtttgattttttttaacaaaagttcctggactttttaggacactcattgagagtccttaaataatttcttttaggacacgtagtgtgagccctaaaaacttatatGTGTCttaaaagtttgaataatttttttaacaaaagttttattatatattaaatcagaaaagaaaagaaaaacacgcAACCCATTCTCACTCTCTCTTCCTTGGATttcctctctctccctctcgaCGGAGCCTCCAAAGTTCGGCGACTATGTGGGTTTCCGAAACTTTTTGGGCATTTTCCGACCACCTCGAGCCACCccgagccaaatgaccaccactactgcattccttgtgctttgagATTCAAAACCCACGAAAGGATTGGACCGAACCACCACCATCGGGTGATGGCGCCACCATCATAGTCGGAGCTCCGGTGGGAGCTTTGGctaccaattaattttttaaaaattaaaaataaaacttttcatgactcgcaatgcgtgtcctaaaaaactcatttttaaggctctcaaatagagggctCGTAGGGAGCGAGCcctaaaaaactttttttttgtagtagtgcccaAATACTCTTTGAGATTTTAGAGTTATAAGATTATAATTGTAAATCTcaactctttctttctttctaacCTCTCTCTGTTTGGCTCTCCAAAATCACAAATTttctcaacaaaaaaaaaaacttatcaagaatatacaataataattaattctttattattattactgCATTGACacagtaaaataaaaaattattgacaataataataaaaactttatattattaatactatatattaatattaattcaacAATAGCGCAAACTTTGTAACCTAAATCTTTATTTAATAATATGATTCAAAGACTATACATGAAAAAAGAATATAGAGCCTtctcgaaaaagaaaaaaagagaatatatatatagagcCCTAGTATTACTTATTAGCTAGAAGAAAAAAATGGGAGAAAGCAAAGTGGATAAGCACTTCTTTCTGGTCCACTTCTTATTTAATTTataggaaaagaagaagaagaagaagaagataataaTCAAAAATGGGAGAAAGCAAGCACTTCGTTCTGGTTCATGGGGCGTGCCATGGGGCTTGGAGCTGGTACAAGGTGAAGCCGCTGCTGGAGGCGGCCGGCCACCGCGTGACGACGGTTGACATGGCGGCGTCCGGCATCAACATGAAGAGTATTAAAGATGTGCACTCAATGTTGGACTATTCTCAGCCACTGTTGGAGGTAGTGGCGTCTCTTGATCCGGAAGAGAAGGTGGTCCTCGTCGGCCATAGCCTTGGAGGCCTCAACATAGCCATGGCTATGGAGAACTTTCCTGAAAAAATCACCGTCGCCGTTTTCTTGACGGCGTTAATGCCGGACACCGTTAATCAACCATCGTATGTTGTAGATCAGGTAacgtatattttatttttattttggtttttctACTTTGTCTAATACactgttatatatatatgaacataaGCAATAAGTATAAAGAAGTTTAGTACTCATCTATAAAAAAATACCCACGTGCCTTaaacatttttaaatatttaattaatcactTATTAAAATCGATCAATTCTCTCGtttctatatataaataataatgtaTATAGGAAATTTTAAATGGAACAAGACAAACAGAAGATTTTTTATTTAACATCTTCTAGATCTCCATGCCAGTCCAAAACTAGATCCTGACTATCTAATATCTAAACCTTGTTGTATTTTAATATCTTCATTTTCTCCCCACAAAAAAATATCCcaattttcttttcatttattattatttttatactttTGGAAAGAGAAGGAGAATTACAGTTTCTTTTTCTGGTAGGAAAAGAAAAATAACCTACTTAATTGTATTTCATAAAAATATGTCCTTTCTGGATGGGTTAGGTCATCCGACAAAAATTTCAATGCCGAGATTGAAAATAGGAGCATATCTCGACAGTTCTAGCctattaaaataattttgtatttttttatttttcctgtTATATTTTATTGACTTTATCCAGTATTTGTAGCAGATCCAAATAATTTATAGCCGCTGATAGATGATTGTttgtttagagagagaaagtgaaatAAAATGTGTGTAGAGAGAGAAAGCAAAAGTagcttttttaattttttaaaattaactagtatgtcaaccaaaaattttaacaGTCTCTTTTTAcgctttttttttgttttgagagAAACCTTACTTTACACTTAAATATTATAatcttacaaaaatatatatactataaataatACATCAATGTTTATATTCTACTCCTgggattaaattaataattaattatatttattggaaattctaaatattttattggttttttttaaattgtatttGTATTGTGTTTAGATAAATGTAATTGACTATAAGTGTGTAGTGTCAAGTAGTAATATTTTTGGTACTCATATCATTACTCTTCTATTTATGTCATTTcgagttgttatttttttttgttggaatATAATATCAAACTTACTTGTTAGCTCTTCtttgaaaaagaaatgaaaaattGTGTCTACTAATTAGATTTGGTATTAGTAGTagtattatttattcaaatttaaaCACTGAAAACAATAAAAGAAAAGTAGTCAACGGGTGTACTCTAATAAATCAATTTTGGCACTACCTCAAGCCATGTTTATATATggggtttttatttttaatatagttgtatttattgaatttataaatagtaataattaatttggtacttttaaatttgtaaaatatatataattttatccTCTCAATTTATCATAAATTTGTAATATATATAGTTTAATTTGTCTTCATATAACATGTATACGATCCTAAAAAAAAACTGTAATTGTTATAATAAATTCAAGAacctatttattatttaaaaaaactaaatataaGAATAACTTTGCTAATTTGTGAAAACTTGGATAGCTACGCTAATAATGCTTATATATTATAGTAAAAAAAAGGTGTTTGTGATGTACCGTTTCTATTGCTGCTCTTTTTCATTACAAATTCTATTATTTCATAAAATGTTTTTGTTGTATGCGTAAAGTTTCGGGAGAGGACTCCACCAGGTGCATGGCTAGACACACAGTTTGGGTCATTTGAGACACCTAAAGGACCACTAACATCCATAATTTTTGGTCCAAATTCCATTTCCACCAGGCTCTATCAACtcagcccaaaagaggtacattgaTTCATATTactatttgtattagttaaaaatattGTTGAAAAGTCTAACTAATTCAAaaattcatattatatatatatatttatatataaatataggatcATGAATTGGCTATGGCCTTGACAAGGCCTGGGTCATTGTTCATTGAAGACTTGTGCAAAGCAAAGAAGCTATCTGAAAAGTCATATGGGTCAGTTCCTCGAGTTTATGCCATTTGTGACCAAGACATGACAATAACATTGGAATTTCAGCAATGGATGATCCAAAACGGTGGCGTTTCGGACGTCGTTGAGATTCAAGGCGCGGATCATATGCCAATGAATTCCAAGCCAAAAGAAACTTGTGATGCTTTGGTAAAGATTGCATCTAAATTTGCTTAGAAATATATAATATTGAACTTAATTATTAATGTTTTCATCATCAGctgttattttctttaattttaattttaccaGCCAATAAGAGTATCATACTTGGAGACAAAAGTCATCATGACCTAATGAATGATCATTGTATTAATTACGTATATTAATGTTTTTATTTGTATGCTTAATTTGTTCTGGCAAAGTTTGAACTTTTTTCAGTAGTAGTCTTTATTTATTAAAAGCCATGGATGATAAATGGTCGTTGAATTACGATCAACTATTACCTATAAAATGGCAGttgaattataattaattatgaaACAAAATGCTGGTCGGTTATATGTACGTCTTTCTTATATTGCTTATTGTTAGGCTTATATATATTACTACaggtataataataataataataataaattattctaTTTTTTGGTTGAGAATTACTTAGCTTGTTAGCTTGTGagagttacaattttttttttcctggtcggacaaaaataataaatagtcGACTTAATGGATACCATTAAAAAACTGATAAGATCGCTTTCCACTTTGAAAAGTATTCCATTTTCCTAATGAATAATATTAAGACCCTCTTATACTTTAcactcaaatattataataatgttaCCATGTTTTAAATCGCATAGGAAACTATATTTAGATCCAATTAAAATTTTGGATATCTGTATCTGGATATTTAGGGAGAGGAGAAAATGTAAAACTCAGCTCAATTTGAGCTAGTGCTGTGTATTGTATTTATACTATAAAAATGAATCATTACAGATTACATTGCCATC
The genomic region above belongs to Humulus lupulus chromosome 1, drHumLupu1.1, whole genome shotgun sequence and contains:
- the LOC133811341 gene encoding salicylic acid-binding protein 2-like gives rise to the protein MGESKHFVLVHGACHGAWSWYKVKPLLEAAGHRVTTVDMAASGINMKSIKDVHSMLDYSQPLLEVVASLDPEEKVVLVGHSLGGLNIAMAMENFPEKITVAVFLTALMPDTVNQPSYVVDQFRERTPPGAWLDTQFGSFETPKGPLTSIIFGPNSISTRLYQLSPKEDHELAMALTRPGSLFIEDLCKAKKLSEKSYGSVPRVYAICDQDMTITLEFQQWMIQNGGVSDVVEIQGADHMPMNSKPKETCDALVKIASKFA